One Fundidesulfovibrio terrae genomic window carries:
- the bamA gene encoding outer membrane protein assembly factor BamA produces MRGLKLNGLTLAFLALALLGFSGQALAQSSAKVLVLPFTINAPGDKDALRKSVSKLLAERLKQQGVTVVDGASKGKKTVTSAAEARQAAKAAGAVTAVYGTLNQVGDTISIDAASVAATGSSEPAAVYVTRPGMMELSSAVDELAQKIKIDSAPSASSAAGAVSGEKVAEVDVEGNNALEKDVILLKVKTQAGEPFDSKTVNDDLKRLFELGYFDDVQIRMEDARGGKRVVFVVKEKPRIQAVSVVGNSEIKKDDILEAMGTKAGSVLNMQVLADDLEKVRELYRKKGYYQTTVEYKLEQTDPRMARLNIVVKEAQKLYIKKITINGAKQVDPSDLKDQMGLKEKNFLSWILQTGVLKEELLERDSAAIENYYTNHGFIDARVGQPQVDIKDDGIYITVQVEEGDRYKMGNVGFKGDLLLDEKKLNEIIKLSELSKKKEFFDRSVVREDITKLNEAYSDMGYAFAETDVDMQKRGDEKIVDLTYILKKGQKVYVRRVTVEGNDRTRENVIRRELRLSDGDQFSGTKLKRSNERLNKLDYFEKVDVETVPTENPNEVDIRVKVKDKNTGSISAGIGYSTYDSVFVGGSVEERNLFGKGYHAQFQGMFSGVTNRFMASFTNPAVYDSNLSAGVDAFSTFRRYSDYYKQSQGTIVRFAYPLGEFTTLRWDYRLTRDDVYHTNYYSASIIRESKGIHWTSSVLVGITRDTTDSRTKPTKGTVNDFSTEYAGLGGDRGFIKEFYSFNYYRPLFWETVFHVRAQTGFLFQNGFGDVPVFERFYLGGIGNIRGYETDKISPKDHVTNERIGGDTMYFANLEYIFPVSKQYGVYGLGFFDAGNSIYRMRDGFNLSFVKSVGAGVRWFSPMGLIRVEAGYGLDEIQHSQQRFQVGFTMGQTF; encoded by the coding sequence ATGCGCGGCCTTAAGCTGAACGGTCTGACACTGGCTTTCCTCGCTCTTGCGCTGCTTGGCTTCTCGGGACAGGCCCTGGCCCAGTCCTCAGCCAAGGTGCTGGTGCTTCCCTTCACGATCAACGCCCCGGGCGACAAAGACGCCCTGCGCAAGAGCGTGAGCAAGCTCCTGGCCGAGCGCCTGAAGCAGCAGGGCGTCACCGTTGTTGACGGCGCCTCCAAGGGCAAGAAGACCGTCACCTCGGCCGCCGAGGCCCGCCAGGCCGCCAAGGCCGCCGGAGCGGTCACCGCCGTCTACGGCACCCTGAACCAGGTGGGCGACACCATCTCCATCGACGCCGCTTCCGTGGCCGCGACCGGCTCCTCCGAGCCCGCCGCCGTCTACGTGACCCGCCCCGGCATGATGGAACTGTCTTCCGCCGTGGACGAGCTGGCCCAGAAGATCAAGATCGATTCCGCTCCCTCCGCCTCTTCGGCGGCCGGTGCCGTCTCCGGCGAGAAGGTCGCCGAGGTCGACGTCGAGGGCAACAACGCCCTGGAAAAGGACGTGATCCTGCTCAAGGTCAAGACCCAGGCGGGTGAACCCTTCGACTCCAAGACCGTCAACGACGACCTGAAGCGCCTCTTCGAGCTGGGCTACTTCGACGATGTGCAGATCCGCATGGAAGACGCCCGCGGCGGCAAGCGCGTGGTGTTCGTGGTCAAGGAAAAGCCCCGCATCCAGGCCGTGAGCGTGGTGGGCAACTCCGAGATCAAGAAGGACGACATCCTCGAGGCCATGGGCACCAAGGCCGGGTCCGTGCTCAACATGCAGGTGCTGGCCGACGACCTGGAAAAGGTCCGCGAGCTCTACCGCAAGAAGGGCTACTACCAGACCACCGTCGAGTACAAGCTGGAGCAGACCGACCCGCGCATGGCCCGGCTGAACATCGTGGTCAAGGAAGCCCAGAAGCTCTACATCAAGAAGATCACCATCAACGGCGCCAAGCAGGTCGATCCCTCCGACCTCAAGGACCAGATGGGCCTCAAGGAGAAGAACTTCCTCTCCTGGATCCTGCAGACCGGCGTGCTCAAGGAAGAACTGCTCGAGCGCGACTCGGCCGCCATCGAGAACTACTACACCAACCACGGCTTCATCGACGCCCGCGTGGGCCAGCCCCAGGTGGATATCAAGGACGACGGCATCTACATCACCGTCCAGGTGGAAGAGGGTGACCGCTACAAGATGGGCAACGTCGGCTTCAAGGGCGACCTGCTGCTCGACGAGAAGAAGCTGAACGAAATCATCAAGCTGTCCGAGCTCTCCAAGAAAAAGGAGTTCTTCGACCGCTCCGTGGTGCGCGAAGACATCACCAAGCTCAACGAAGCCTACTCCGACATGGGCTACGCCTTCGCCGAGACCGATGTCGACATGCAGAAGCGCGGCGACGAAAAGATCGTGGACCTGACCTACATCCTCAAGAAGGGACAGAAGGTCTACGTGCGCCGCGTCACCGTGGAAGGCAACGACCGCACCCGCGAGAACGTCATCCGCCGCGAACTGCGCCTCTCCGACGGCGACCAGTTCTCCGGCACCAAGCTCAAGCGCTCCAACGAGCGCCTGAACAAGCTTGACTACTTCGAGAAGGTCGACGTCGAGACCGTCCCCACCGAGAACCCCAACGAAGTGGACATCCGCGTCAAGGTCAAGGACAAGAACACCGGCTCCATCTCCGCCGGTATCGGCTACTCCACCTACGACTCCGTGTTCGTGGGCGGCTCAGTGGAGGAACGCAACCTCTTCGGCAAGGGCTACCACGCCCAGTTCCAGGGCATGTTCTCCGGCGTCACCAACCGGTTCATGGCCTCCTTCACCAACCCGGCCGTGTACGACTCCAACCTCTCGGCGGGCGTGGACGCCTTCAGCACCTTCCGGCGCTACTCCGACTACTACAAGCAGTCCCAGGGAACCATCGTCCGCTTCGCCTACCCGCTGGGCGAATTCACCACCCTGCGTTGGGACTACCGCCTCACCCGCGACGACGTGTACCACACCAACTACTACTCCGCGTCCATCATCCGGGAGTCCAAGGGCATCCACTGGACCAGTTCCGTGCTGGTCGGCATCACCCGCGACACCACCGACAGCCGCACCAAGCCCACCAAGGGCACGGTCAACGACTTCTCCACGGAGTACGCCGGCCTGGGCGGCGACCGCGGCTTCATCAAGGAATTCTACAGCTTCAACTACTATCGCCCCCTGTTCTGGGAGACCGTGTTCCACGTTCGCGCCCAGACCGGCTTCCTGTTCCAGAACGGCTTCGGCGACGTCCCCGTCTTCGAGCGCTTCTATCTGGGCGGCATCGGCAACATCCGCGGCTACGAGACCGACAAGATCTCCCCCAAGGACCATGTCACCAACGAACGCATCGGCGGCGACACCATGTACTTCGCCAACCTCGAGTACATCTTCCCCGTCAGCAAGCAGTACGGCGTCTACGGCCTGGGCTTCTTCGACGCGGGCAACAGCATCTACCGCATGCGCGACGGGTTCAACCTCTCGTTCGTCAAGTCGGTGGGCGCCGGCGTCCGCTGGTTCTCCCCCATGGGCCTGATCCGTGTCGAGGCCGGTTACGGACTGGATGAAATCCAGCACAGCCAGCAGCGTTTCCAGGTTGGTTTCACCATGGGGCAGACGTTCTAA
- a CDS encoding OmpH family outer membrane protein: MRNLLKYLVLSAVIMAMPVLAQAADKIGVVNSQDVVMNSEAGKRAMQELQNKANAKQQELTRQSDELKKMDENFRKQSVTLSAEAKAKMQSEMETKFKKMMDDQNTFNQQMGQEQTKVLEPLMKVFDQVVAEYAKKNGFSMIVERRAVLFVGSGLDVTADITKDFEAAAKRGK, translated from the coding sequence ATGCGTAACCTGCTGAAATATTTGGTTCTCTCGGCCGTGATCATGGCCATGCCCGTCCTGGCCCAGGCCGCCGATAAAATCGGCGTGGTCAACTCCCAGGACGTCGTGATGAATTCCGAGGCCGGCAAGCGCGCCATGCAGGAGCTCCAGAACAAGGCTAACGCCAAGCAGCAGGAACTCACCCGTCAGAGCGACGAGCTCAAGAAGATGGACGAGAACTTCCGCAAGCAGAGCGTGACCCTCTCCGCCGAGGCCAAGGCCAAGATGCAGAGCGAGATGGAAACCAAGTTCAAGAAGATGATGGACGACCAGAACACCTTCAACCAGCAGATGGGCCAGGAGCAGACCAAGGTGCTCGAGCCCCTGATGAAGGTCTTCGACCAGGTCGTTGCCGAGTACGCCAAGAAGAACGGCTTCAGCATGATCGTGGAGCGCCGCGCCGTCCTCTTCGTGGGCAGCGGCCTCGACGTGACCGCCGACATCACCAAGGACTTCGAAGCCGCCGCCAAGCGCGGAAAATAA
- the fabZ gene encoding 3-hydroxyacyl-ACP dehydratase FabZ: MDQLPIPFTKILELLPHRYPFLLVDRVISYEKETSLTAIKNVTFNEPFFQGHFPDKPVMPGVLLLEAMAQAGGLLLALSREGLGDKLFMFTGINNAKFRKPVTPGDQLTLTCSNVKQKLSLWRMQGRATVNGELACEAELTAAIVDRAKL, encoded by the coding sequence ATGGACCAGCTGCCCATCCCCTTCACCAAGATTCTTGAACTGCTGCCGCACCGCTACCCGTTCCTCCTGGTGGACCGGGTCATCTCCTACGAGAAGGAGACGTCCCTCACCGCCATCAAGAACGTGACCTTCAATGAGCCCTTCTTCCAGGGCCACTTCCCGGATAAGCCGGTCATGCCCGGCGTGCTGCTCCTGGAAGCCATGGCCCAGGCCGGAGGGCTGCTCCTGGCCTTGTCGCGAGAAGGGCTCGGCGACAAGCTCTTCATGTTCACCGGCATCAACAACGCCAAATTCCGCAAGCCCGTCACCCCCGGCGACCAGCTCACCCTGACCTGCTCCAACGTGAAGCAGAAGCTCTCCCTCTGGCGCATGCAGGGACGCGCTACGGTGAACGGCGAGCTGGCCTGCGAAGCCGAACTGACCGCCGCAATAGTCGATCGGGCCAAGCTGTAG
- a CDS encoding threonine aldolase family protein codes for MRSFASDNNSGVHPRILKAITDANTGHAVGYGDDPWTRDAQSAFRREFGEDARVYFVFLGTAANVLSLNTLARSFNSVICARSAHINVDECGAPERMVGCKLVAVPTPDGKLRPDDLRHALHDVGNEHHNQPRVVSIAQCTELGTVYTPDEVRALADAAHANNMFLHMDGARIANAASALGLTLRQVSRDCGVDVLSFGGTKNGMMYGEAVVFFRPELAREFKFIRKQGMQLASKMRYISAQFSAMLTDGLWRDNAGSANAMARLLADLCKEVPGVTITRKVETNAVFASIPARAVAALQEQYFFYVWNPEPADAPEVRWMCSFDTTEEDVRAFAAALREALR; via the coding sequence ATGCGCAGCTTCGCCAGCGACAACAACTCAGGCGTCCATCCCCGGATCCTCAAAGCCATCACCGACGCCAACACCGGACACGCCGTGGGCTACGGCGACGATCCCTGGACCCGCGACGCCCAGTCCGCCTTCCGCCGTGAATTCGGCGAGGACGCCCGCGTTTATTTCGTCTTTCTGGGCACCGCCGCCAACGTCCTCTCCCTGAACACCCTGGCCCGGTCCTTCAATTCGGTCATCTGCGCCCGCTCGGCCCACATCAACGTGGACGAATGCGGCGCGCCCGAACGCATGGTCGGCTGCAAGCTCGTCGCCGTGCCCACGCCCGACGGCAAGCTGCGGCCGGACGACCTGCGCCACGCCCTGCACGACGTGGGCAACGAGCACCACAACCAGCCGCGCGTGGTCTCCATCGCCCAATGCACGGAACTCGGAACCGTCTACACCCCGGACGAGGTCCGGGCCTTGGCCGACGCCGCCCACGCCAACAACATGTTCCTGCATATGGACGGCGCGCGCATCGCCAACGCCGCATCCGCACTCGGCCTGACCCTGCGCCAGGTCTCCCGCGACTGCGGCGTGGACGTGCTCAGCTTCGGCGGCACCAAGAACGGCATGATGTACGGCGAGGCCGTGGTCTTCTTCCGCCCCGAGCTCGCCCGCGAATTCAAGTTCATCCGCAAACAAGGCATGCAGCTGGCCTCCAAGATGCGTTATATCTCGGCCCAGTTTTCAGCCATGCTCACGGACGGCCTCTGGCGCGACAATGCCGGGAGCGCCAACGCCATGGCGCGTCTGCTGGCAGATCTGTGCAAAGAGGTCCCCGGCGTGACCATCACCCGCAAGGTGGAGACCAACGCCGTTTTCGCCAGCATCCCAGCCAGGGCCGTGGCCGCACTGCAGGAGCAGTACTTCTTCTACGTATGGAACCCTGAACCGGCCGACGCGCCCGAAGTGCGCTGGATGTGCTCGTTCGACACCACCGAGGAGGACGTGCGGGCGTTCGCCGCTGCCCTGCGCGAGGCTTTGAGGTAA